Proteins encoded in a region of the Flavobacterium sp. PMTSA4 genome:
- the rfbB gene encoding dTDP-glucose 4,6-dehydratase yields the protein MSKKIVITGGAGFIGSHVIRRFVTRYSEYQIYNLDALTYAGNLENIADIESYPNYTFVKGDITDADFINDLFLKEQFDGVIHLAAESHVDRSITDPLAFVKTNVIGTMNLLNAAKAIWTRGRTEQSGAKDNFEGKRFYHVSTDEVYGALGATGLFTETTPYSPNSPYSASKASSDHFVRAYGETYGLPYVISNCSNNYGPNHFPEKLIPLFINNIITKKPLPVYGDGKYTRDWLYVLDHAVAIDLVFHEGKNHDTYNIGGFNEWQNIDLVKLLCQKMDEKLGREPGESEQLITYVKDRPGHDLRYAIDASKINKELGWKPSVTFEEGLSETIDWYLNNEAWLQHVTSGAYQEYYEKQYKD from the coding sequence GTGAGTAAAAAAATAGTAATTACAGGTGGTGCTGGTTTTATAGGTTCGCACGTAATAAGAAGGTTTGTAACACGCTATTCAGAGTATCAAATTTATAATTTGGATGCTTTAACCTATGCCGGAAATTTAGAAAATATTGCCGATATTGAGTCTTATCCTAATTATACTTTTGTAAAAGGAGACATCACCGATGCTGATTTTATAAATGATTTGTTTCTAAAGGAACAATTTGACGGTGTAATCCATTTAGCTGCTGAATCGCATGTTGATCGTTCTATAACGGATCCATTGGCTTTTGTGAAAACCAATGTTATCGGTACTATGAACTTATTGAATGCAGCCAAAGCTATTTGGACTCGAGGTAGAACCGAACAGAGCGGAGCTAAAGATAATTTTGAGGGCAAACGATTTTATCATGTTTCCACAGATGAGGTTTATGGTGCATTAGGAGCAACGGGATTATTCACAGAAACTACTCCTTATTCTCCCAATTCACCTTATTCAGCTTCAAAAGCAAGTTCGGATCATTTTGTTCGTGCTTATGGTGAAACTTATGGTTTACCTTATGTGATTAGTAATTGTTCTAACAACTATGGTCCAAATCATTTTCCAGAAAAATTGATTCCACTTTTTATAAACAACATAATTACCAAGAAACCTTTACCTGTTTATGGTGATGGAAAATATACGCGTGATTGGTTGTATGTATTAGACCATGCTGTTGCTATTGATTTGGTTTTTCATGAAGGAAAAAATCACGATACTTATAATATTGGTGGATTCAATGAATGGCAAAATATAGATTTGGTTAAATTACTGTGTCAAAAAATGGATGAAAAGTTAGGTCGAGAACCAGGTGAATCTGAACAATTGATTACTTATGTTAAAGACAGGCCAGGTCATGATTTGCGCTATGCAATTGATGCCAGTAAAATAAATAAAGAATTGGGATGGAAGCCATCTGTAACTTTTGAGGAAGGTTTATCTGAAACTATTGATTGGTATTTAAATAATGAAGCATGGCTACAGCATGTTACTTCAGGTGCTTATCAAGAGTATTACGAGAAACAATATAAAGATTGA